Proteins from a single region of Engystomops pustulosus chromosome 5, aEngPut4.maternal, whole genome shotgun sequence:
- the UTP23 gene encoding rRNA-processing protein UTP23 homolog has protein sequence MKITRQKHAKKILSFYKNNFNIVPPYNVLVDGTFCQAALKHKIQMKEQLPKYLMGEVQLCTTRCVLKELESLGKDLYGAKIIAQKFQVRHCAHSTSPVSGTACILSLVADDNSRHYFVATQDNYLAEKVKKKAGVPLLFIIQNTMVLDKPSPKSVVQVKAAQTSQLIPEHQKHSIQHLKEEQGVVQDSERRRRKRRRVGGPNPLSCLKKKKKQIEAKPTTAAPEQKRSKRNRKKRRPPANITPLTA, from the exons ATGAAGATCACCCGGCAGAAGCACGCCAAGAAGATCCTGAGCTTCTACAAGAACAACTTCAACATCGTCCCTCCATATAATGTGCTGGTGGACGGAACCTTCTGCCAGGCGGCGCTCAAGCACAAGATCCAGATGAAGGAGCAGCTGCCCAAGTACCTGATGGGGGAGGTGCAGCTGTGCACCACCAG ATGTGTCCTTAAGGAGCTGGAGTCCCTGGGGAAGGATCTGTACGGAGCCAAGATAATCGCGCAGAAGTTCCAGGTGCGGCACTGCGCTCACTCCACCAGTCCGGTCAGCGGCACGGCCTGCATCTTATCCCTGGTCGCAGATGACAACTCGCGCCATTACTTCGTCGCCACCCAG GACAATTATCTTGCAGAGAAAGTGAAGAAGAAGGCGGGGGTGCCGCTCCTGTTCATCATCCAGAACACCATGGTTCTGGACAAGCCGTCCCCCAAGTCTGTGGTCCAGGTGAAGGCGGCGCAGACCAGCCAGCTGATCCCCGAGCACCAGAAACACAGCATCCAGCACCTgaaggaggagcagggggtggtGCAGGACTCAGAgcgcaggaggaggaagaggaggcgcgTCGGGGGTCCCAACCCCTTAAGCTGtttgaagaagaaaaagaagcaGATTGAAGCGAAACCCACAACAGCGGCTCCAGAGCAGAAGAGGAGTAAGAGGAATAGAAAGAAGCGCAGACCCCCAGCAAATATTACCCCCCTCACTGCGTGA